A portion of the Corallococcus silvisoli genome contains these proteins:
- a CDS encoding TIGR03118 family protein yields MRTTSIRELGLRYGGYVLGLSLAVVGLPGAAYAQAPTDLPNAYTQKNLVSDGAAAADHTDPNLINSWGLAFNPFGVAWVADNGTGVATLYDGDGNAQPLVVTIPVPTGATAPSSPTGVAYNGSDGFVVSQGTASGAARFIFVTEQGIVAAWSPLAAPANAILTVDNSGKNSVYKGVAVANNGTASYLYATDFHNGQVDVFDNTFAPATLGGNFTDPNLPAGFAPFGIQNINGDLYVSYAQQDEQMRDNVSGAGLGYVNVFDPNGNLIRRLVSAGNLNAPWGMAVAPASFGRFAGRLLVGNFGDGTINAFDAATGTFDAQLQDSSGKPIAIDGLWALSFGNGLQNQPIDTLFFTAGPGMESHGLYGRLDVTTTTSTRVPFRPKR; encoded by the coding sequence ATGAGGACAACGTCGATTCGCGAACTGGGGCTGCGGTATGGCGGGTATGTGCTGGGGCTGTCGCTTGCCGTCGTGGGACTTCCTGGAGCGGCGTACGCCCAGGCACCCACTGACCTTCCCAACGCCTATACCCAGAAGAACCTCGTCTCCGACGGTGCCGCCGCCGCGGACCACACCGATCCCAATCTGATCAACAGCTGGGGGCTCGCCTTCAATCCGTTCGGCGTGGCGTGGGTGGCCGACAACGGGACGGGCGTGGCGACGCTCTATGACGGCGATGGGAACGCGCAGCCGCTCGTGGTCACCATCCCGGTGCCCACGGGCGCCACGGCGCCCTCGAGCCCCACCGGCGTCGCCTACAACGGCTCCGATGGTTTCGTGGTCTCCCAGGGGACCGCCAGTGGGGCTGCCCGCTTCATCTTCGTGACGGAGCAGGGCATCGTGGCGGCCTGGTCGCCGCTGGCCGCTCCGGCCAACGCCATCCTCACGGTGGACAACTCCGGGAAGAACTCGGTCTACAAGGGCGTCGCCGTGGCGAACAACGGCACGGCGTCCTATCTCTACGCGACCGACTTCCACAACGGGCAGGTGGATGTGTTCGACAACACGTTCGCGCCGGCCACGCTCGGCGGAAACTTCACCGACCCGAACCTGCCCGCCGGCTTCGCGCCGTTCGGCATCCAGAACATCAACGGCGACCTCTACGTGAGCTACGCGCAGCAGGACGAGCAGATGCGTGACAACGTGTCGGGCGCGGGCCTGGGCTACGTCAACGTCTTCGACCCGAACGGCAACCTGATCCGCCGCCTGGTCTCCGCGGGCAACCTGAACGCGCCGTGGGGCATGGCCGTGGCGCCGGCCAGCTTCGGGCGGTTCGCCGGGCGCCTGCTGGTGGGCAACTTCGGCGACGGGACCATCAACGCCTTCGACGCCGCGACGGGGACCTTCGACGCCCAGCTCCAGGACAGCAGCGGGAAGCCGATCGCGATTGATGGTCTCTGGGCGCTCAGCTTCGGCAATGGCCTCCAGAACCAGCCCATCGACACGCTGTTCTTCACGGCGGGCCCGGGGATGGAGAGCCACGGCCTGTACGGTCGCCTCGACGTGACCACCACGACCTCGACCCGCGTCCCCTTCCGTCCCAAGCGCTGA
- a CDS encoding EGF domain-containing protein, protein MKVNRVATVWRLLSAALACAVLSACGTGPEEKESSTDKAVADSEESLSQRAVADPYADAVIASGVIGVLNPNNAVGPPDGQTANFLAVLGGALTLDMGAGEEGTGPLRIYYRGLSLAVVAQVDFLRADMSVISTGQANLVELGLGTYTALVPYTSTTPYRYVRLRGGIAALYNVDAVEATGPLCGDGKVSPGEQCDDGNRTSGDGCSSTCSVESGYTCTGQPSVCTDINECTNGTAQCSTNATCTNTPGSYSCTCKAGYTGNGKTCTDINECTNGTAQCSVNATCTNTAGSYTCACKVGYTGNGKTCTDINECTNGTHTCLPSQRCVNQPGGFDCIPGSCPPPQVKCGSLCVNAFTDTRNCGCCGNTCAAGKSCSSGVCGAGFTVEINATWSRDSDEDLVVRAPTGEIIVYDNRGIDPNALEHRGALPEGGAPPSGTYDVCIKTASVPLMPNSLSPAPYTATLKRPGQGDRLMTGVVVDAEAGIDCRPGDPSYIGSITPAGN, encoded by the coding sequence ATGAAGGTGAATCGAGTGGCCACGGTGTGGCGTTTACTAAGTGCGGCGCTGGCGTGCGCGGTCCTGAGCGCGTGCGGAACCGGTCCCGAAGAGAAGGAGTCCTCCACCGACAAAGCGGTGGCGGATTCGGAAGAGTCCCTGTCGCAGCGGGCGGTGGCGGATCCGTACGCGGACGCGGTGATCGCCAGCGGCGTCATTGGCGTCCTCAATCCGAATAACGCCGTTGGCCCGCCGGATGGACAGACGGCCAACTTCCTGGCCGTGCTGGGCGGCGCGCTGACGCTGGACATGGGCGCGGGAGAAGAGGGCACCGGGCCGCTGCGCATCTACTACCGGGGGCTTTCGCTGGCGGTGGTCGCGCAGGTGGACTTCCTGCGCGCGGACATGAGCGTCATCAGCACGGGGCAGGCGAACCTCGTCGAGCTGGGCCTCGGCACCTATACGGCGCTCGTCCCCTATACCAGCACCACCCCGTACCGCTACGTGAGGCTGCGGGGCGGTATCGCCGCCCTCTACAACGTGGACGCCGTGGAGGCGACCGGGCCGCTCTGTGGTGACGGGAAGGTGAGCCCCGGCGAGCAATGTGACGACGGTAACCGCACGTCGGGCGATGGCTGTAGCAGCACCTGCTCGGTGGAGTCTGGCTATACCTGCACGGGGCAGCCCAGCGTCTGCACGGACATCAACGAGTGCACCAACGGCACCGCGCAGTGCTCCACGAACGCGACGTGCACGAACACCCCGGGCAGCTACTCCTGCACGTGCAAGGCCGGCTACACGGGCAACGGAAAGACCTGCACGGACATCAACGAGTGCACCAACGGCACCGCGCAGTGCTCCGTGAACGCGACCTGCACGAACACCGCGGGCAGCTACACCTGCGCGTGCAAGGTGGGCTACACGGGCAACGGGAAGACCTGCACGGACATCAACGAGTGCACCAACGGGACCCACACCTGTCTGCCGAGCCAGCGGTGTGTGAACCAGCCGGGCGGCTTCGACTGCATCCCCGGCAGCTGCCCGCCTCCTCAGGTGAAGTGCGGCTCGCTGTGCGTGAACGCGTTCACGGACACGCGCAACTGCGGCTGCTGCGGCAACACCTGCGCCGCGGGGAAGAGCTGCTCGTCAGGGGTCTGCGGTGCCGGCTTCACCGTGGAGATCAACGCGACGTGGTCTCGTGACAGTGACGAGGACCTGGTGGTGCGGGCGCCCACGGGCGAGATCATCGTCTACGACAACCGCGGCATCGACCCGAACGCCCTGGAGCATCGCGGCGCGCTGCCCGAGGGGGGGGCGCCTCCGAGCGGCACCTATGACGTCTGCATCAAGACCGCGAGCGTCCCGCTGATGCCCAACAGCTTGAGCCCGGCCCCGTACACCGCGACGCTGAAGCGGCCGGGCCAGGGGGACCGTCTGATGACCGGTGTGGTCGTCGACGCCGAGGCGGGAATCGACTGCCGTCCGGGTGATCCTTCCTACATCGGGTCCATCACCCCGGCCGGAAACTAG